In Paenibacillus hexagrammi, the following are encoded in one genomic region:
- a CDS encoding fatty acid desaturase family protein encodes MASSRLKRDYSITGPENKRAQERGLAAAEWYTSPIPRQRMKELMKRRNGPAIRDTMIWFGSLIILGIIAYQTWGTWWALPAFLAYGILYATPGDSRWHECGHGTAFKTPWMNEVVYQIASFMVLRSATPWRWSHARHHTDTIIVGRDPEIITERPPVWKIILMQIFHLYGGPVEIKRIILHVLGRLDQQEQEYIPASERQKTFWEARIYALILLGVLAACMYSQSILPAMYIFLPSFYGGIVVILFGITQHLGLHEDVLDHRLNTRTVYMNPIFRFLYWNMNYHTEHHMFPMVPYHALPQLHQEMKHDCPAASPSLAAALKEVITALIKQKENPAYVVERPLPDTARPYFFGINQEAEVHAAASTSDTAVS; translated from the coding sequence ATGGCTTCAAGCAGACTCAAAAGAGACTACAGCATAACCGGACCCGAAAATAAGCGCGCGCAAGAAAGAGGACTTGCTGCCGCAGAATGGTATACGAGTCCAATTCCTCGTCAACGCATGAAAGAACTTATGAAGCGAAGAAACGGCCCCGCCATCAGGGACACCATGATTTGGTTCGGTTCGCTTATCATTCTGGGCATTATCGCTTATCAGACCTGGGGAACATGGTGGGCGCTGCCCGCTTTCCTGGCCTATGGCATTCTGTACGCGACACCGGGCGATTCCAGGTGGCATGAGTGCGGTCATGGAACGGCGTTTAAAACCCCTTGGATGAACGAAGTCGTCTATCAAATCGCATCCTTCATGGTTTTGCGGTCGGCTACGCCTTGGAGATGGAGTCACGCCCGCCACCATACGGATACGATCATTGTCGGCCGTGACCCGGAAATCATTACGGAGCGGCCTCCGGTGTGGAAAATTATCCTCATGCAAATTTTTCATTTATATGGCGGTCCTGTAGAAATCAAACGAATTATTTTGCATGTGTTAGGCAGGCTGGATCAACAGGAACAAGAATACATTCCCGCATCCGAACGGCAAAAAACGTTTTGGGAGGCTCGCATTTACGCATTGATTTTACTTGGCGTCCTTGCAGCTTGTATGTATTCACAAAGCATTCTGCCTGCTATGTACATCTTTTTACCTTCCTTCTATGGAGGTATCGTTGTTATTCTCTTTGGCATCACTCAGCATCTGGGGCTTCATGAGGATGTACTCGATCATCGGCTGAACACACGTACCGTCTATATGAATCCGATATTCAGATTCCTGTACTGGAACATGAACTATCATACCGAGCATCATATGTTTCCGATGGTTCCCTATCATGCACTGCCCCAGCTTCATCAGGAGATGAAGCACGACTGTCCGGCTGCAAGTCCCAGCCTTGCCGCTGCTCTGAAAGAAGTGATTACGGCGCTAATCAAGCAAAAGGAAAACCCTGCCTATGTGGTTGAACGTCCCTTGCCGGACACTGCGCGCCCTTACTTCTTCGGGATCAACCAGGAAGCTGAGGTCCATGCAGCAGCAAGCACGAGTGACACA